From the Manihot esculenta cultivar AM560-2 chromosome 3, M.esculenta_v8, whole genome shotgun sequence genome, one window contains:
- the LOC110612399 gene encoding glucan endo-1,3-beta-glucosidase 5, with protein sequence MGLQQHVYLIQIMVLFVLCVRMSMASRVTGIGVNWGTMTTQLLPPEKVVHMLRQNGIRKLKLFEADERIMAALIGTDIEVMLAVPNYMLHLMSEDPAAAASWVDANVTSWLYTGGVNIKYVAVGNEPFLQTYNGSYLQVTLPALRNIHQALDRDKVSSKVKVTVPFNADVYYSADPNQVPSAGDFRPEVRDLAIEIVQFLHSNDAPFTVNIYPFLSLYSDENFPVDFAFFDGTKNPIKDGGLVYNNVFDANFDTLVWALDKSGYPDMKIIVGEVGWPTDGDKNANIPNAKRFNQGLIQHVLSGKGTPARKGKIDVYLFSLIDENAKSIAPGSFERHWGLFEYDGKPKYELDLSGLKEEKGLVPVEGVKYMYRRWCVLNPDAIDFDDLPESINYACSLSDCTSLGYGSSCNHLSVEGNASYAFNMYYQVNDQKDWNCDFSGLAVITDKDPSDGDCEFPIMISHGHSLAQHGRLLDVLLRIAGGCLVFLGVM encoded by the exons ATGGGACTACAACAACATGTATATCTTATCCAAATCATGGTTCTGTTTGTTCTTTGTGTGAGAATGAGTATGGCCTCTAGGGTCACTGGTATTGGAGTGAACTGGGGCACCATGACAACGCAGCTACTTCCTCCGGAGAAGGTGGTGCATATGCTGAGACAAAATGGGATTCGGAAGTTGAAGCTTTTTGAGGCCGATGAGAGGATTATGGCTGCGCTGATTGGCACTGACATTGAGGTGATGCTGGCTGTACCCAATTACATGTTGCACCTGATGAGTGAAGATCCTGCAGCTGCTGCTTCTTGGGTTGATGCCAATGTCACTAGTTGGTTGTACACTGGTGGAGTTAATATCAA GTATGTTGCTGTAGGCAATGAACCCTTCCTTCAAACGTACAATGGCAGCTATCTGCAAGTCACTTTACCAGCTTTAAGAAATATTCATCAAGCCCTTGACCGTGATAAGGTTAGCTCCAAGGTCAAAGTCACAGTCCCTTTCAATGCCGATGTCTATTACTCTGCAGATCCGAACCAAGTTCCATCTGCTGGTGACTTTCGACCTGAAGTTCGAGACCTCGCAATCGAAATTGTCCAGTTTCTCCATTCAAATGATGCACCTTTCACAGTCAACATCTATCCCTTCCTCAGTCTCTATAGTGACGAAAATTTCCCAGTAGACTTTGCATTCTTCGATGGAACGAAAAATCCAATCAAAGATGGTGGTTTGGTCTATAATAACGTGTTTGATGCAAATTTTGACACTCTTGTATGGGCATTAGACAAGTCAGGATATCCAGATATGAAGATCATAGTTGGAGAAGTTGGTTGGCCAACAGATGGTGATAAAAATGCCAATATCCCAAATGCTAAGAGATTCAACCAGGGACTAATTCAACATGTTTTGAGTGGAAAGGGTACCCCAGCAAGAAAGGGTAAGATTGATGTTTATCTATTTAGCCTAATTGATGAGAATGCTAAAAGCATTGCTCCAGGGAGCTTTGAGAGGCACTGGGGGTTATTTGAATACGATGGAAAGCCAAAATATGAATTGGACTTGTCAGGTTTGAAAGAGGAGAAGGGTCTAGTTCCAGTTGAAGGAGTGAAGTATATGTACAGAAGGTGGTGTGTTCTGAACCCTGATGCAATTGACTTTGATGATTTGCCAGAAAGCATTAACTATGCTTGCAGTTTATCAGATTGTACTTCTTTGGGTTATGGGTCATCCTGTAATCATCTTAGTGTTGAAGGGAATGCTTCTTATGCCTTTAACATGTATTATCAGGTGAATGACCAGAAAGATTGGAACTGTGATTTCTCTGGTCTGGCTGTAATTACAGACAAGGACCCATCTGATGGCGACTGTGAGTTCCCAATTATGATTTCTCATGGTCATTCATTGGCA